In Pelagicoccus enzymogenes, the following proteins share a genomic window:
- a CDS encoding pre-peptidase C-terminal domain-containing protein, whose protein sequence is PIDISFARTGGSISPLLNVFAPDGTFVTGDSDSDNAKVFLYAEQAGTYVVAVENGDNVFPELSGTYDLYYSNMLEEFTISEGDEGGPLQNGARTSGAIDTGDVDLWTFEAQVGDPINISFAEIGGNFSPYVIVFNPDGTTAGWDSDSSNARVFLEAEQAGKYVVSVENGNANAPELTGTYKLNYFNNRSNVGYVGFILSEGYPLRDSGFQDDLNRDGLSNGLAYALGMSLVETLNDYSPIIKFSETYSVPVLELQLPEQRPLDITYKVEFSTDLTSSWAPLATLDPAVASWHLNHESALIEADGDIVRIGLRNDQQIEGDLFLRLVVSLE, encoded by the coding sequence CCCATCGACATAAGCTTCGCCAGAACGGGCGGAAGCATTTCACCGCTGCTGAACGTATTCGCCCCCGACGGCACTTTCGTCACGGGGGACTCGGACAGCGACAACGCCAAGGTCTTCCTCTACGCCGAGCAAGCAGGAACCTACGTGGTGGCCGTCGAGAACGGAGACAACGTGTTCCCGGAGCTCTCGGGAACCTACGACCTCTACTACTCCAACATGCTCGAGGAGTTCACCATTTCCGAAGGCGACGAGGGAGGCCCCTTGCAGAACGGGGCGAGAACCTCCGGCGCCATCGACACCGGCGACGTAGACCTGTGGACCTTCGAGGCGCAGGTCGGAGATCCCATCAACATAAGCTTCGCTGAAATCGGCGGAAACTTCTCGCCCTACGTCATCGTCTTCAATCCAGACGGAACCACCGCTGGATGGGATTCGGATAGCAGCAATGCAAGGGTGTTCCTCGAAGCCGAGCAAGCCGGCAAATACGTCGTCTCCGTCGAAAATGGCAACGCCAACGCTCCTGAACTCACCGGCACCTACAAGCTCAACTACTTCAACAATCGTTCAAACGTTGGGTATGTAGGATTTATTTTGAGCGAAGGCTACCCACTACGAGATTCCGGCTTTCAAGATGACCTCAACAGAGACGGGCTCTCAAACGGCTTAGCTTACGCACTTGGGATGTCGCTAGTTGAGACCTTGAACGATTATAGCCCAATCATAAAGTTCTCTGAGACTTACTCAGTCCCAGTATTGGAGCTCCAACTACCGGAGCAACGCCCCCTCGACATCACCTACAAGGTGGAATTCAGCACAGACCTGACTAGCTCATGGGCTCCGCTAGCGACATTGGACCCCGCTGTGGCATCCTGGCACCTAAATCACGAAAGTGCATTGATTGAGGCAGATGGCGACATCGTTCGAATCGGATTAAGGAACGACCAACAGATTGAAGGCGACCTCTTCCTGAGGCTTGTCGTCAGTCTTGAATGA